AGGCATACAAAGATTTTACCCAGAAAGTCAccccagaaagtgtaccctatgagtcatgctcctaaatggtttttcctaCTGCCAatgcccctaggataaaaacctacgcataaaataccagcaaaaaacCAGCAACATACTGCATGCGATTACAGAGgcaatttacctaagcaacagtgaaggaaaacatttaaaacatgcacaaacaaaggacttacagaaatgttttgctgtgatgagactgaaagggtcgtctgggttggaatcCTGCTGGGATTGCTGGTACCGGAGTCTCGAAGGAGCTCTCGTGCCTGAAtttctggaatgctgggaacagtgaccggaagaaagagagggttttgacactaagaagaagatgagaaaatgagaaaattttcaaatgaacgggtagccCATGCGAATGGTGGCCaacccttttatatacgtaaaaggtcaaaggaggagggccgttggatcgccttgatgtaggatacgaggatcactactcgaaagacgaaacgacggccgagtataggctaggccatttaatacggttctcggaagacgtaccgtcaccaaccacgatgatccacgtattcgacgccagcgtaatgggcggaatgtgaagagtccacaaagaagcctaaaagcccccactgtggccccaggtgacgtcatatgccacgagcaggggcttgggggcaaatgtacgccctaaatatccacaggctattagcgagctgagaaatggcataattatatcagccacgtggatgtcacgtacccggagctgctgttaccaggtcctacctctttagctcgaggtaaccaaaggcttaatgagattactgaggagtcgggtcaggagtatggacaccacgagctgagagtacatcaagctcgatgtgcgagcttgagttgacacctctgaccctttataaagtcaaccacacaatgtaaacgtgcatatatcagacatcacgtgtctgatccatccctgaattctcggacacaaagcataaacgtgcgtgttcaggcacccacaactggattgggccgtgcagcccattatcccccttatctattgattagaccacacttcattgttaggttttaggaattaatcatgaatgtcacagaagtgacatgatgggtaagaaggtcacgggatgacctcccttgccaacccctaagtgccctctccctataaatatggagaccctgggagttgcaaggggttggattctattttgtaaagaaatactctgtaaagaatatcaaaaagatatcaataatattggctggtggactagaaggattttaacctttgaaccacctaaaaaagtagtcgtgttatcattttactttgagatcattcatctattacggttcattatttagcactaaccCCActatttattctattaattatctgttgtcgaagaaccgcgtcaacatatataTTACATCAGTGCTCATTTGAGCCATTGGATTCACAAACAGAGGAATAGATAACGTGTCACACATCAAAGGGACCACAACTAACAGTAATAAAAACTAGTAATTAATTATAGTGTAATTATGGTTTAACAATGAAGATGAGTCCCTCTTGATTGTCATTTTGTATTCTTCTAGAACATGTCGAAGCTTTCAAGAAATACTtctataaaaaaattgttaacTCTTTCATGGGATGGCAGACCGTCTTTCTGTATCTTATTTCCtgttaatcaaataataatagGACAGTGTCCACTAACTTACTCCACTATAAGATTTTGTCCACCAACTTATTCCACATTGTTTGGCTTTTTATGCTAACAAATAAAAATCAAGTAAATAACTTCACGTAATCCCTTTTCTATAGTCTGGTTTAAAAAGCTTATCTATTTTTTAATTCTTATTCATTTATCCCTAATAGTCTCATTAAAGAAATGGGatctttaattaatattttattccATGACAAAATGCAACAGAATTACAGAATAAGCTTTGAACATCACACCAAACTGTCATATAGTGAATGTAGCAAAGCTAGCGCCGTGGATCCaaataaacacaaattaaaaaaaaaacgaaCATTACTAGGTAATGTCAACTAGAAATTATGTAAAATatatctttatttttaaaaaaggaGCAGGGGCAGGGCCACCTCTAGTCTCTCCCTTGCTTATTCGTCAATTatcagaaagaaaagaaaagcaaaACGCACAGTTTCTCTACTCGATTCCCCACCTCTTCCTCAAATCGACACTAAACTCATGGACTTTTTTTCCATCGACAAGAGCTTTGGCGACGCTCTCTCTCTGCAGGCACCTATTGGCCCAAGCAGTGATTTTGGGAAAATCGGCCTCGATGCTGAAGTTTCCAAAACTCTCATACGCATAAAACCAGCTGTAGAATCCCACTAGAGCAACATCTACATATCCAAACCTCTCTCCCTCGAAGTATGGCTTCTCTCCAAGCTCTCCTTCCAACATCTTCAACGCTTCAAGGAAATCCTTTTTCCCTGCCTCTTGCTCTTCTCCCTTTGTGGCCCATATCTTCCTACTAGCATCATACACCTGCATTTTTAGTCTACCTCTATCACTACCTTATTATAATGAAATTATTTAGATCTGCTTATTTGACAAGATAATTACAAGTTAATTTGCATGACAAATCATTCTCAGTCTTATATGATCATTAAAGATTATAGAATAATAAAAGTAAAACAAACGTACCTTCTTGTCAATAAAGTCAGCCCAGAACCTTGCTTGGGTTCTCTTATAAGGATCAGATGGTAGCAAAGGAGCTTTGTCAGGCCAAACCTCGTCGATGTACTGCAAAATAATAAGAGACTCACACACCGGTTTTCCATTATGGATGAGAACCGGGATCTTCTTATGAATCGGGTTCATTTGAAGAAGCAAGGGACCCTTGTCAAAAAGATCTTGTTCTTTATACTCGTACTCAATACCCTTTTCATCTAGAGATATTCTGATCCTCATGCCGAACATACTTGCCCAGAAATCCAACAGAATCAGCTTGTCATCCGCCATAGCTACTAATATGTTTTCAAACACCTAGCTAGCTGGTGTAAAAGCAATAATGAAAAGAAATGATGAGAAATTTTATTGTGAAGGGAGCAAGAACCAAAGATAAAGTGCTCTTCTAGTTATAAGATTAATTATATAGATGAGATATCAGGTGTGCGGCGGAGACTGTGGAAACTActcttctttttgttttttagCAAAATTTGTCGAGTTTTAAGAAATATAATATATTGAATACTGAGTGCTTTATCCTTTTTTGGCTATATCTTTGTGTTTTTGGGTAGAATCTGTAATTTGCTCACCATAAGATTATAATATCTAGCAAAAGCGTATGTACTTATAATAtcagcaaatatatatatatatatatatatatatttaaaaaataaacctCTTGACCAGCTGTTAAAGTTGATCGTGAAAGCGCACATCTTAAAGATTATAgaatatttatgaaaaaaaaacgCCTTATATATAATATCATTACACACAATACCTTAAAATATATAATCATCTTCATATATaggtatatatattataaatataaatatatctttCAGTACTGGGATATAATTAATGCAATGTTGATACAACCCAAAACTATCAATATGTTTCCAACCATGTGATATATAATATAGTTTCTTATAGGCTTATTAGTCACGTTCCAGTGCTTGTATAGAAATTTAGGGGGTGTTGCAAccaattaatatttataataaaagaaTGAGAATTTACTCCTTTTGTACCTTTTGTTTTTATAAACTATCAttttgatagttttttttttctgctTATAGGGCAAATAAAATGCATACA
This genomic interval from Humulus lupulus chromosome 8, drHumLupu1.1, whole genome shotgun sequence contains the following:
- the LOC133797609 gene encoding probable glutathione S-transferase parC — its product is MADDKLILLDFWASMFGMRIRISLDEKGIEYEYKEQDLFDKGPLLLQMNPIHKKIPVLIHNGKPVCESLIILQYIDEVWPDKAPLLPSDPYKRTQARFWADFIDKKVYDASRKIWATKGEEQEAGKKDFLEALKMLEGELGEKPYFEGERFGYVDVALVGFYSWFYAYESFGNFSIEADFPKITAWANRCLQRESVAKALVDGKKVHEFSVDLRKRWGIE